One stretch of Astatotilapia calliptera chromosome 3, fAstCal1.2, whole genome shotgun sequence DNA includes these proteins:
- the LOC113019300 gene encoding integrin alpha-X-like — MSLGLSMKSDPTAQNTVVCGPTIPKDCRSITMYNGVCFQMESFKRIRPPIPSSIQECRTQADIAFLLDGSGSVDNTDFQTMKKFVKDLIESFLSSDTQFSVSQFSTSPEVHFYFKKLSSSGSVETDINDISQQEGATYTAEAIRYVVNNVFTPQRGSRQNVKKVLIVITDGQSHDRTDLGGAAQLAESKNIVRFAIGVGNAFANPDAKRELRTIASSPSNKHVFQVENFDALEVIRQNLQDKIFSIEGSQSSGESLKMEMSQEGFSAVYVPEGIQTSIVGANQWKGGYVQYTTGGQKVKTYEDVSLEPDSYLGYSMAIAKSWHGSLTVVGAPRYKHRGVVFAVNRENLKNQKIEPFSSQYQTGEYFGAEVCTMDINNDDITDLIFISAPMYMEPDREGRVYVCRLTGLIVECNFDDPLVLRGHAAVKGRFGSSLAVLPDLNSDGFMDLAVGAPLENNGEGSVYIFHSEGGERISPTYSQRITGSEVQSGLKFFGMSISQSSFDQSGDELPDLAVGSKGRVALLRSRPIVMVRAEVSFSPNKIPTQNVDCSKPLENTAEICLTMSRVSTVGTARARIDYTITLDATRKPPNNRAYISGKQREQSGSVTVDLGIKKCSPVKFLIEACPEDALNQLSNELKFTFDGSASNTNLRPSLAPQAQTTTIHPLGFEINCGTDNKCIDNLKVDFNFTRSSELKVGIEELLNVTVTVENRGENSYNSRVILTYPAGLSYRKFTIQQGRIECNSLDSEDGLSQGRTDCTIDKPIFKSKTGASLIVSYGIEPNSQLERKIFVTANATSGNQEHASTSELYKKKSIDVKYSIFMTFESSLSYNNFTFGKNDLKKPVQQSVKVTNDIRALNFTVVIRVPVRLGEKDIWVDLSSLHIPDCQKGDEEEPSVRDFVTKIQKDKVVDCSVATCRVFKCNTFLERLQSTTYKISANISSRWIQQIGLQSAKFLLTSTASLDYDKTQYIYFSTGSDNSPPVRRIEAEVEVYPEPDFTKEIVGGCLGGLAFLALLTAGLYKAGFFKSKYKQMINENAADGPRPGTDAGATLPE, encoded by the exons ATGTCGCTTGGTTTGTCAATGAAAAGTGACCCGACAGCACAAAACACTGTG GTGTGTGGTCCAACCATTCCGAAGGACTGCAGAAGTATCACCATGTACAACGGTGTGTGCTTTCAGATGGAAAGTTTCAAAAGGATCAGACCACCCATACCTTCTTCTATTCAAG AGTGTAGAACACAAGCAGACATTGCCTTTCTGTTGGATGGTTCAGGCAGTGTAGATAATACTGATTTTCAAACAATGAAGAAATTTGTGAAAGATCTAATCGAATCATTTCTCTCAAGTGACACACAG ttttctgtttcccAGTTCTCTACTTCACCTGAGGTTCACTTTTACTTTAAGAAACTTTCCTCATCTGGATCAGTGGAGACTGACATCAATGACATCAGTCAACAGGAGGGAGCTACTTACACAGCCGAGGCCATCAGATATGTTGT gAACAATGTTTTCACACCACAAAGAGGTTCCAGACAAAATGTCAAGAAGGTCTTGATAGTAATTACTGATGGACAATCTCATGATCGGACTGATCTGGGAGGTGCAGCACAGCTAGCAGAGAGTAAAAACATTGTTCGATTTGCTATTGGG GTGGGGAATGCATTTGCTAACCCTGATGCCAAAAGAGAACTGCGCACCATTGCATCGTCTCCCTCAAACAAACACGTCTTTCAAGTGGAGAACTTCGACGCACTTGAAGTAATAAGACAGAATCTGCAGGACAAAATTTTCTCAATCGAAG GATCTCAAAGCAGTGGAGAGTCACTGAAAATGGAAATGTCTCAAGAGGGATTCAGTGCAGTTTATGTGCCCGAG GGAATTCAGACGTCTATTGTTGGTGCAAACCAGTGGAAGGGAGGCTACGTGCAATACACAACTGGAGGCCAGAAGGTGAAAACATATGAGGATGTGTCTTTGGAGCCTGACAGCTATCTTG GTTACTCCATGGCGATTGCTAAATCCTGGCATGGCTCTCTGACAGTTGTTGGTGCTCCAAGATATAAACACAGAGGAGTTGTGTTTGCTGTTAACAGAGAAAACTTGAAAAACCAAAAGATTGAGCCCTTTTCATCACAG TATCAGACTGGTGAATATTTCGGGGCAGAGGTGTGTACCATGGACATAAATAATGATGACATCACTGATCTGATCTTCATATCAGCCCCAATGTACATGGAGCCTGATAGAGAGGGAAGAGTTTATGTTTGCAGACTAACTGGTTTG ATTGTGGAGTGTAATTTTGATGATCCGTTAGTACTAAGAGGACATGCAGCTGTCAAAGGAAGGTTCGGCTCTTCTCTTGCTGTGCTGCCTGATCTAAACTCagatggattcatggatttggCAGTTGGAGCACCTTTGGAGAATAATGGTGAAGGCAGTGTCTACATATTCCACAGTGAAGGAGGCGAAAGAATCAGTCCTACTTACTCACAG aGAATTACTGGCTCTGAGGTCCAGTCAGGACTGAAGTTCTTTGGCATGTCAATCAGTCAGTCGTCTTTTGACCAGAGTGGTGATGAACTGCCTGACTTAGCGGTGGGTTCAAAGGGTAGAGTTGCCTTACTGAG ATCAAGACCCATAGTAATGGTGAGAGCTGAGGTATCGTTTAGCCCAAACAAAATCCCTACACAGAATGTAGACTGCTCAAAACCATTAGAGAATACAGCTGAAATCTGCTTGACTATGAGCAGAGTGTCTACAGTCGGCACAG CTCGAGCAAGGATTGATTACACTATAACACTGGATGCCACTCGCAAGCCTCCAAACAACCGAGCTTACATCAGTGGGAAACAACGAGAGCAGTCTGGATCAGTTACTGTTGACTtaggaataaaaaaatgttcaccTGTAAAATTCCTCATTGAG GCTTGCCCCGAAGACGCTCTCAACCAACTTTCCAATGAGCTCAAATTCACGTTTGATGGTTCGGCCTCAAACACCAACCTCAGACCAAGTCTTGCCCCGCAGGCCCAAACAACAACCATTCATCCT ttagGGTTTGAGATCAACTGCGGCACTGATAACAAATGCATTGATAACCTGAAAGTGGATTTCAACTTCACCAG ATCCTCAGAGCTTAAAGTGGGTATTGAAGAGCTTTTGAATGTCACAGTCACAGTGGAGAATAGAGGAGAAAACTCCTACAACAGCCGTGTTATTCTCACGTACCCAGCTGGACTCTCCTACAGGAAGTTTACGATTCAGCAG GGACGAATCGAGTGCAACTCCTTGGACAGTGAAGATGGTTTGTCACAAGGAAGGACAGACTGCACTATTGACAAGCCAATTTTCAAGAGCAAAACTggg GCTTCCTTAATTGTCTCCTATGGGATTGAACCCAATAGTCAACTTGAGAGGAAGATCTTTGTCACTGCAAATGCCACCAG tggAAATCAGGAGCATGCATCTACAAGTGAACTCTACAAAAAGAAATCGATTGATGTAAAATACAGCATTTTTATGACATTTGAAAG CTCACTCAGCTATAACAATTTCACATTTGGGAAGAACGATTTGAAGAAACCAGTCCAACAGTCTGTTAAG GTCACAAATGATATCAGAGCGCTTAATTTCACTGTGGTGATCAGGGTTCCAGTGAGGCTTGGTGAAAAAGACATTTGGGTGGATTTGAGCAGTCTACAT ATTCCAGACTGTCAGAAAGGAGATGAGGAAGAACCAAGTGTCAGAGATTTTGTTACGAAGATACAAAAGGATAAAGTGGTG GACTGCTCTGTAGCCACATGCAGAGTGTTCAAGTGCAACACGTTCCTGGAAAGACTGCAGAGTACGACGTACAAAATCTCTGCCAACATTAGTTCACGATGGATACAGCAG ATTGGACTTCAATCTGCTAAATTCCTCTTGACCAGCACAGCCAGTCTTGATTACGACAAAACCCAGTACATCTACTTTTCAACAGGGTCTGACAACAGTCCTCCTGTTCGCAGG ATTGAGGCAGAGGTAGAAGTTTACCCTGAGCCAGATTTCACCAAAGAGATCGTTGGAGGATGTCTGGGAGGGTTGGCTTTTCTGGCCTTACTCACAGCTGGCCTGTATAAG GCTGGATTCTTCAAGAGCAAATACAAACAGATGATAAATGAAAATGCTGCAGATGGTCCGCGTCCTGGGACTGATGCAGGCGCAACCCTACCAGAGTAA